The Leptidea sinapis chromosome 35, ilLepSina1.1, whole genome shotgun sequence genome contains a region encoding:
- the LOC126975342 gene encoding smad nuclear-interacting protein 1 isoform X1, with the protein MKSKKRHHDSSEESEDSEVSEKSSSSSESESDDSSVSDHRHKKKKKHSISSKSESESDRARRSKKRKHKKKKKKHSKKKRRSESLELESAGNISISEGEISSKKRRKHKHKHSKRTHDSEESEVERSEHRLHSVVKERHVSPEEHQPSRTYYHKEYHQSGSHEYERVAEVERFYRGSSKDRRAQQQENYYRERTDRYVAQQDKYDRNKDKYGQGIQYDIYNRGPKEYDQYKRNPRYEQPKVDMAYRKPDEPYYPRDDSKGYMKNNQYATRGPKRREFGDEREYRERPPEPDRYRDREYPDKRERYRVEEVPERAREYRREKFDRVEKLIPPPRQYSKSPEDRYKEKKHVESRDRERYREVRRERDDADQERDRRSREPRPERNDKVKDRASRFTDADEKKEYNWGKTEVKKEGATDSGEKEKPNFGLSGKLTADANTVNGVVLKYAEPDDAKQPKRRWRFYPFKGDKAMPILYIHRQSCFLIGRDKKVVDIPLDHPSISKQHSVLQYRATPFTRPDGTTGRRVRPYIIDLDSANGTFVNNKKIEARRYVELLERDVVKFGFSQREYVLLHENSKDDAQDDDQDAPVVTTDKIKQEKRAKEEAAADG; encoded by the exons ATGAAGTCGAAGAAGAGGCATCATGATTCATCTGAAGAGTCCGAGGATTCTGAAGTGAGCGAAAAATCGAGTAGTTCGTCGGAAAGTGAAAGTGACGATTCTTCTGTGAGTGATCATCGGcataagaaaaagaaaaagcattccatttcatcaaaatcggaaAGCGAGTCTGACCGAGCGAGGCGATCTAAAAAACGAAAgcacaagaagaagaagaagaagcatAGTAAAAAGAAACGCCGATCGGAATCTTTGGAACTTGAATCCGCCGGCAATATATCAATAAGTGAGGGTGAAATATCTTCTAAAAAACGACGTAAACACAAACATAAGCACTCTAAACGTACGCACGACTCCGAGGAGAGTGAAG tagAAAGATCTGAGCATCGCTTACACAGTGTTGTTAAAGAGAGACATGTTTCACCTGAAGAACATCAACCCTCAAGAACTTACTACCA CAAAGAATACCACCAATCTGGATCACATGAGTACGAAAGGGTGGCTGAGGTTGAACGATTTTACAGAGGATCTAGTAAAGATCGCAGGGCGCAACAGCAAGAAAATTATTATCGGGAGCGTACTGACAG ATATGTAGCTCAGCAAGACAAGTATGACcgaaataaagataaatatgGACAAGGTATTCAGTATGACATATACAATAGAGGACCTAAAGAATATGACCAATATAAGAG GAATCCAAGATATGAACAGCCAAAAGTGGACATGGCTTACAGAAAACCAGATGAACCTTATTATCCAAGAGATGACAGTAAAG GCTATatgaaaaataatcaatatgCCACAAGAGGACCCAAAAGAAGGGAGTTTGGAGATGAAAGAGAATACAGAGAGAG ACCTCCGGAACCAGACAGATACCGTGACAGAGAATATCCGGACAAGCGAGAAAGGTATCGAGTTGAAGAAGTGCCTGAAAG GGCTCGGGAGTATCGCCGAGAGAAATTCGACCGAGTTGAAAAGCTAATACCACCACCCAG gCAATATTCAAAAAGTCCAGAGGACCGTTATAAAGAGAAGAAACACGTAGAGAGCAGAGACCGAGAGCGTTACCGCGAAGTACGCCGAGAGCGGGACGACGCTGATCAGGAGCGGGACAGGCGGAGCCGCGAACCACGGCCGGAGAGAAACGATAAAGTTAAAGATAGGGCGAGCCG GTTTACAGATGCCGATGAAAAGAAAGAATATAATTGGGGCAAGACAGAAGTGAAAAAGGAAGGTGCCACAGATTCAGGGGAGAAAGAGAAGCCTAACTTTGGTCTCTCTGGGAAATTAACTGCAGATGCTAATACTGTCAATGGGGTAGTCCTCAAATATGCAGAGCCCGATGATGCTAAGCAACCAAAGCGACGATGGAG ATTCTACCCATTCAAAGGCGACAAGGCCATGCCAATCCTGTACATCCACCGGCAGTCGTGCTTCCTGATTGGGCGCGACAAGAAGGTGGTGGACATTCCACTGGACCACCCGTCCATCAGCAAGCAGCACTCGGTGCTGCAGTACAGAGCCACGCCCTTCACGAGGCCGGACGGGACTACCGGACGACGTGTCAGACCCTACATTATCGATTTGG attCAGCAAACGGAACTTTCGTGAACAACAAGAAAATAGAAGCGCGTCGTTACGTCGAGCTGCTTGAACGCGACGTGGTGAAGTTCGGCTTCTCGCAGCGGGAGTACGTGCTGCTGCATGAGAACAGCAAGGATGACGCACAGGATGATGACCAGGACGCGCCCGTCGTCACCACCGACAAGATCAAGCAGGAGAAACGGGCCAAGGAAGAAGCCGCAGCGGATGGCTAA
- the LOC126975342 gene encoding smad nuclear-interacting protein 1 isoform X2: MKSKKRHHDSSEESEDSEVSEKSSSSSESESDDSSVSDHRHKKKKKHSISSKSESESDRARRSKKRKHKKKKKKHSKKKRRSESLELESAGNISISEGEISSKKRRKHKHKHSKRTHDSEESEERSEHRLHSVVKERHVSPEEHQPSRTYYHKEYHQSGSHEYERVAEVERFYRGSSKDRRAQQQENYYRERTDRYVAQQDKYDRNKDKYGQGIQYDIYNRGPKEYDQYKRNPRYEQPKVDMAYRKPDEPYYPRDDSKGYMKNNQYATRGPKRREFGDEREYRERPPEPDRYRDREYPDKRERYRVEEVPERAREYRREKFDRVEKLIPPPRQYSKSPEDRYKEKKHVESRDRERYREVRRERDDADQERDRRSREPRPERNDKVKDRASRFTDADEKKEYNWGKTEVKKEGATDSGEKEKPNFGLSGKLTADANTVNGVVLKYAEPDDAKQPKRRWRFYPFKGDKAMPILYIHRQSCFLIGRDKKVVDIPLDHPSISKQHSVLQYRATPFTRPDGTTGRRVRPYIIDLDSANGTFVNNKKIEARRYVELLERDVVKFGFSQREYVLLHENSKDDAQDDDQDAPVVTTDKIKQEKRAKEEAAADG, encoded by the exons ATGAAGTCGAAGAAGAGGCATCATGATTCATCTGAAGAGTCCGAGGATTCTGAAGTGAGCGAAAAATCGAGTAGTTCGTCGGAAAGTGAAAGTGACGATTCTTCTGTGAGTGATCATCGGcataagaaaaagaaaaagcattccatttcatcaaaatcggaaAGCGAGTCTGACCGAGCGAGGCGATCTAAAAAACGAAAgcacaagaagaagaagaagaagcatAGTAAAAAGAAACGCCGATCGGAATCTTTGGAACTTGAATCCGCCGGCAATATATCAATAAGTGAGGGTGAAATATCTTCTAAAAAACGACGTAAACACAAACATAAGCACTCTAAACGTACGCACGACTCCGAGGAGAGTGAAG AAAGATCTGAGCATCGCTTACACAGTGTTGTTAAAGAGAGACATGTTTCACCTGAAGAACATCAACCCTCAAGAACTTACTACCA CAAAGAATACCACCAATCTGGATCACATGAGTACGAAAGGGTGGCTGAGGTTGAACGATTTTACAGAGGATCTAGTAAAGATCGCAGGGCGCAACAGCAAGAAAATTATTATCGGGAGCGTACTGACAG ATATGTAGCTCAGCAAGACAAGTATGACcgaaataaagataaatatgGACAAGGTATTCAGTATGACATATACAATAGAGGACCTAAAGAATATGACCAATATAAGAG GAATCCAAGATATGAACAGCCAAAAGTGGACATGGCTTACAGAAAACCAGATGAACCTTATTATCCAAGAGATGACAGTAAAG GCTATatgaaaaataatcaatatgCCACAAGAGGACCCAAAAGAAGGGAGTTTGGAGATGAAAGAGAATACAGAGAGAG ACCTCCGGAACCAGACAGATACCGTGACAGAGAATATCCGGACAAGCGAGAAAGGTATCGAGTTGAAGAAGTGCCTGAAAG GGCTCGGGAGTATCGCCGAGAGAAATTCGACCGAGTTGAAAAGCTAATACCACCACCCAG gCAATATTCAAAAAGTCCAGAGGACCGTTATAAAGAGAAGAAACACGTAGAGAGCAGAGACCGAGAGCGTTACCGCGAAGTACGCCGAGAGCGGGACGACGCTGATCAGGAGCGGGACAGGCGGAGCCGCGAACCACGGCCGGAGAGAAACGATAAAGTTAAAGATAGGGCGAGCCG GTTTACAGATGCCGATGAAAAGAAAGAATATAATTGGGGCAAGACAGAAGTGAAAAAGGAAGGTGCCACAGATTCAGGGGAGAAAGAGAAGCCTAACTTTGGTCTCTCTGGGAAATTAACTGCAGATGCTAATACTGTCAATGGGGTAGTCCTCAAATATGCAGAGCCCGATGATGCTAAGCAACCAAAGCGACGATGGAG ATTCTACCCATTCAAAGGCGACAAGGCCATGCCAATCCTGTACATCCACCGGCAGTCGTGCTTCCTGATTGGGCGCGACAAGAAGGTGGTGGACATTCCACTGGACCACCCGTCCATCAGCAAGCAGCACTCGGTGCTGCAGTACAGAGCCACGCCCTTCACGAGGCCGGACGGGACTACCGGACGACGTGTCAGACCCTACATTATCGATTTGG attCAGCAAACGGAACTTTCGTGAACAACAAGAAAATAGAAGCGCGTCGTTACGTCGAGCTGCTTGAACGCGACGTGGTGAAGTTCGGCTTCTCGCAGCGGGAGTACGTGCTGCTGCATGAGAACAGCAAGGATGACGCACAGGATGATGACCAGGACGCGCCCGTCGTCACCACCGACAAGATCAAGCAGGAGAAACGGGCCAAGGAAGAAGCCGCAGCGGATGGCTAA
- the LOC126975337 gene encoding protein sevenless-like isoform X3: protein MRVESNANGRLGNMKSTRRGTPESLTLLDLLNMCVDVTKGCRYLEEMHFVHRDLACRNCLVAHRANGRVVKIGDFGLARDIYKNDYYRKEGEGLLPVRWMAVECLVDGVFSCQSDVWAWGVLCWEVLSLGQQPYPGRTNRQVLAYVRAGGTPDRPPNCPPALYELLQSCWSYSAESRPSFRHCLSVVSTLRDATPSHPLTTTSVETPHHYLTLLADDAVDNRTYLLDENGNACGDEDLPEQQMEPCQLLPQRAPKYLELMYDSDSPPGTISDGYEIPRSSLTYAPFSRHSIVGVAPNRLIKPPLYRTHSLRTNVRPHATIIPLRNGLVKRASLCEGVQRPSSSVRDEHLFKTPF from the exons atgcgcgtagaaagtaatgcaaatggccgcctgggAAATatgaagtcgacgagaagg GGAACGCCCGAATCGTTAACGCTCTTGGATTTACTGAATATGTGCGTGGACGTTACCAAGGGTTGTCGGTACCTGGAAGAGATGCACTTCGTCCACCGTGACCTCGCCTGCCGCAACTGTCTGGTGGCTCACAGAGCTAATGGCAGGGTTGTGAAGATCGGGGACTTTGGACTCGCGAGAGATATATACAAGAATGATTACTATAGAAAGGAAGGTGAAG GTTTACTACCAGTGAGATGGATGGCGGTGGAGTGTTTAGTCGACGGAGTGTTTTCCTGTCAATCCGATGTTTGGGCGTGGGGTGTGTTGTGTTGGGAG GTATTGTCTCTGGGACAACAGCCATACCCGGGTCGAACTAACCGCCAAGTCCTTGCGTATGTCCGCGCTGGCGGAACACCAGACCGGCCACCCAACTGTCCCCCCGCATT ATATGAGCTTCTCCAAAGTTGTTGGAGCTACAGTGCAGAATCACGGCCATCATTCCGACACTGTCTGTCCGTTGTGAGCACGCTGAGAGACGCCACGCCCTCACATCCCCTCACCACCACGAGCGTCGAGACCCCACATCATTATTTAACTCTACTGGCAGATG ATGCTGTCGACAACCGCACGTACCTGCTCGATGAGAATGGAAACGCTTGTGGCG ATGAAGATCTCCCCGAACAGCAAATGGAGCCCTGCCAGCTTCTGCCCCAGCGGGCTCCCAAATACTTAGAACTTATGTATGACAGTGATTCCCCACCGGGAACCATATCGGACGGCTACGAGATACCGCGGTCCTCGCTCACGTACGCGCCATTCTCTCGACACAGTATTGTGGGCGTGGCCCCGAACCGACTAATAAAACCGCCCCTTTACAGAACGCATTCGTTACGCACCAACGTGCGACCACACGCGACCATCATACCGTTAAGAAACGGCCTCGTGAAACGTGCATCTCTATGTGAAGGCGTACAGCGACCAAGCTCGTCAGTACGCGACGAACACTTATTTAAGACTCCATTTTAA